The window CTTTTTTTTGTAATTTTCGAATTTTTTCTGAATGGTCGATGCCATTCCCCTTTTCCGGAGTAATACCGGATCTGGCCCAAATTCGTCGGTTTCTGCTAAATTCCCAAAAATACTAAATTGTCTCATGCGGTTACTTCCTTGTAACAATCAAACTCTCGTCCTTGAGAGCGTTTTCCCTTGAGGGATACATGATCAATCGGCCCGGTACAAAAATCCCTTGATGAAGTATTTAGAAGATTGACGAATAAAAACGAACTTCCTTTTTTTCCGTGATATGGATCAAATTAAACGAAGGTGTTAGGTGATAAAAAGCAGGAATCTCTTTTAGTAAATAGTAATATACCTTCCGCATTCTCAGGCGTTTTGTCTCATGAAAACATTCCAAAGGGTGAAATCCGCTACTTTCCTTCCAAAACTTAACTTCTGAACAATGTAGGAATTCATCCTTAAAACTGATTATGTCTAATTCGCCAAAAGCCTTTCGGT of the Leptospira kanakyensis genome contains:
- a CDS encoding YraN family protein; translated protein: MVWEKTKKGRAGEDLAKGYLESEGHLVLFQNYRKAFGELDIISFKDEFLHCSEVKFWKESSGFHPLECFHETKRLRMRKVYYYLLKEIPAFYHLTPSFNLIHITEKKEVRFYSSIF